The genome window CAATTGGCCTTTAATGCTTTGTTGTGCGATATTGATATTTTGGCGTAGTAATCCTATCATGGAAAGTAAGACTTGAAAATCGATAGAAAGTTACAAGTTCTTCAGGTAAATTATCTTTTTATTAAAATTACTTTAGGAACAGACGTCGCATAACTGTTTATATTTGCATCCTTAATAAAAATTATGGCACAGAAACCATCCATTCCTAAAGGTACCAGAGATTTTAGTCCGCTAGAAGTACAGCGCAGGCAGTATATCATGAACAAGATCCAGCGTCATTTTGAGCTGTACGGCTTTATGCCTATTGAAACTCCTAGTTTTGAGAATTCTGATACATTGATGGGTAAATACGGTGAAGAAGGTGACCGATTGATATTTAAAATTTTGAATAGTGGGGAATACCTTAAAAAGGCCGATCCAGAACTTTTGGAAACAGGTAAAGAAAATCAACTGACCGCCCAGATTTCTGATAAGGCATTGCGTTACGATCTTACCGTACCTTTTGCACGTTATGTGGTTCAAAATCAAAACGATATTACCTTTCCTTTTAAGAGGTATCAAATGCAAAATGTATGGCGAGCAGATCGCCCACAGAAAGGACGTTTTAGAGAATTTACCCAATGTGATGCAGACGTAGTAGGAAGCAACTCGCTTTTTCAAGAAGTAGAACTCGTACAATTATACGATACTGTTTTTACAGACTTAAAACTGAAGGCTTGCACTATAAAAATCAATAACCGTAAAGTTCTTGCAGGTATTGCTGAGGTAATGGGAGCAGAGGATAAGCTTATAGATTTTACGGTTGCATTAGATAAGCTGGATAAAATCGGAAAGGAAAAGGTACAGGAAGAAATGCTATCCAAAGGAATCAATCAACAAGCCATTGATATTCTGGATCCTGTTTTCTCCCTTTCTGGATCTTATGCAGAAAAGATTGCGAGCATGAAAGAATTGCTCAAAAATTCTGAAATAGGATTAAAAGGAATTGAAGAGCTCGAATTTATCAATACTTCCATTACCCAAATGCCTTTAAAAAGCGCTGTTCTGGATCTTGATATAACGCTTGCTCGGGGTTTGAATTATTACACAGGATGTATTTTTGAGGTCGCTGCTCCAGAAGGAGTTGCTATGGGAAGTGTAGGTGGTGGTGGCCGTTATGATGATTTAACTGGAATCTTTGGATTAAAAGACGTGAGTGGTGTCGGAATCAGTTTTGGACTGGACCGCATTTACTTAGTTTTGGAACAATTAGACCTTTTCCCAGACTCGGTAAGAGCAGGAGTAGAGGTATTGTTTATTAATTTTGGGATGAAAGAAGCGCAGTATTGTTCTTTGTGGTTGTCTCGCTTTCGCGAAAGCGGAATCAAAACAGAACTCTATCCCGATGCTGCAAAAATGAAGAAGCAAATGAGTTATGCAGATCGCAATGCTATTCCTTACGTGATTCTTGCCGGTGAAGATGAAATTACGACAGGAAAACTGAACCTAAAGAATATGGCCAGTGGCGAGCAATCGTTGCTGACCCCCGAAGAGATTATTTCAAAACTGTCTTAGATGCTCCTGAGTATCGATCAGGTATCCTTTTATAAATACCCTACGGGACGCTAATGCTGTTGAAGCAACAATCATATCAATTTGATATGGGCACTTTCAAACCTAAGCATTTGTATAATTAGTATACAACTGCAAGCTCGTTAATCTAATTTATTAGACCTCTATAAATAACAAAAGCCTTTGAAATTATTCAAAGGCTTTTGTAGTTAGGGATTGGAGTGTTTTACTTAATAATCACTTTTCGGGACTGCATACCGTAATTAGTGTCCATAACCATAATGTAGTTACCGCTGGCTATATTTTGAGTACTCACCGAGATGATTCCGCCTTGATCTCTAACATCCCAAGTTTGAACCTGCTGTCCTAACATGTTAGTAAGCCCGATGGATTCCATAGTGATGTTCTGTCCTTTCTTTATGTTTAAAGTATGCATACCGTTAGGAGTGTAGACCACTAAATCGCTTTCTACTAGTGTCACATCTTCATTACTCAAAGTAGAAGGGTCATTGAACACAATAGAATAACGTGTTGAGTTGGTTCCAGCAACTAATCTAGGGCTTGTGTAGTGACCACTCATCAAATCTGTATAAGTTCCTAAGACAGCATCTTTAAGGAAGATTTGCTGCGTTGGTTCTATATTTTTAATCTCATCTAATTTGATGGTCATGTTACCTTCTGCTTGTAATTTTACCATTAACGGCAATTCAATGTTTGAGTTCATAGCATCTATTCCTTGAATGGTTAGATTTTTATTTCCTAAAATGAATGCCATATCTTCCATTTGTTCGTCGATTTGAACACCGTCAAAAGCATGGTCATAGTTCCTACTTGCATTGGGGTCAATAGTCAATAATAGTTGTCTGTGTATGGTACTAGGACTATCAAATCCCAATCTGATTTTAGGTCTTGGATCATTAAAGCTGTTATAGTCTGCATACGCATTGCTTCCAGCATCAGTTCCTGGAGCAGACACAAAAAGGCTGTTTCCAGAAGATTCTGTTACAAACTGTCGTTGATCGTTTCTAAATCTGATCGTACCATTTGTAATTCCAGTAACAAAGAATCCTTGTGCAACCGGCACAAAACGTTCTGGACGTTTGGTAGCAATTCCTCCTTGGTTAACGTCTGGACTAGAAGTTCCTAAAGTTGCATTAGCCACACCACCAGAGAAGTTGTACATCGCATAGCCACCTTGATAGCTAGCAAGGATATGAGTATTACCACCCCAATGTTCCCAAAAATATAAGGTACCGTCTAGGTTAGGGTTATCTGTAATAAATTCATGAGCATCTAAAGCGCTTGGGTATGGATTACCAATTAAGTAATCGTTTCCTGCATTGATAGGGAGATCAATAGCTCCATTGTTAGGTTTCCCTACAAAAACATAGTTTTGTTCTCCAGTTGCACCAGTTCCTTTCATTGTAAATCCTTCACCAGCATTCATAACTCCTGTGGGACCTGTATACTGCCAGTTAGCATATGTGCCACTAGTTAAGTTTCCATATTTGTACAACCATCTTCCAGATATAGTAGCCGCGGTAGCAGCATCTCCTGCTGTACCATTTCTCACACTTGTAGGCGTCCAGTTTAAATCTCTAGGATTATTTACTAGAGTTCCATCTTTGAGAGCGTCAGCTAGGGAAAAACCGTTATTATCATTGTTATTATTAGTAATACTTACCGGAGAAGACCAATAATTATAGTCATATGTGATACCTGTTCCTTGTTGATCTCTTTCTATAAATCCAGTTGTGGTACTTAACAAATCACTGTCTGTAGTTTGAATTAATTGAGATTCTCCCTTAAGATCAATGGAACCTTGAAGATCCAGAACATGAGTAATGGTAAGTCCGTGATCGTTATCTACATTCATTTCGTTACTTTCTACAAATAAGCCTAGTAAGGTTATATCTGAATTTGCAATAGTAACTTCATTGTTAGTTTTTACGATGTTCCAGTCTATATTTTCAACAACTCCATTAATGACACGAGTACTTCCTGGCGTGTATAGCACAGAACCATTTTCCCAACTAGAAGAATTTTCCCAGTCGCCGGTACCTAAGGATTTATATGGTAACGGAGCGGTTTGAGTTCTTAATTCAAAGTAGTTCTCATTTGCCATTCTACCATAGCCTTCATTAACAGATTCGTCATTTAAAGAAGTTCCAATAAAACTGTTCATACTGTAATAAGCAGATAAGGTCGTCCAGTTCAATCCAGCTAGTTCATTTTTAGTAATCGTACTTGGAATGGTTTTACCAGAGACAAGGTTGGCGTTTTCCATCAGCTCTTGGTTCATGATGAATCTGATTTGATTTTCAGTTAAAGCCATATCCCACATTCTGATTTCATCAATTTCTCCATGGAAAAGGTCGTAAGCCATTTCATCTTCGTCTATTCTAGCACCTATTCCTAATAAGTTTCCATCAGGAAGAGGAGCAGAGAGCGTAGCTTCAATGTCCAGAACACCATCAATATAGATTTTTGCAGTACTGCCGTCATAAGAGAAACCTATATGTCTCCATACGCCATCACTTAAAGCTGTATTAGAAACCATTTCTTCTAAAGAGCTACCATTCCATCTTAGTGTTATCCGATTGTCATTTCTAAGAGACAGCTGGTATCCATTACCATTTGCTCTTTTTGCAACGATGGTTCTTTCTGTATTGGCACTGTTTGCACCTTCACTTAAAATCCACGCACTTGCAGAAAAAGTACTTCCCAAGCCTTGAGGATTATCTACGATGATGTGATCATCTACACCGTCAAAAGCGACACTTCTATCATCAAACATCACATCAGAGACAGCAAGAGTGAAATACTTAATTCCATCAAAGTTGTAAGAAGCTCTTTCATATATTCCATCGTTAACGAAGAATCTTGTTTCCAGTCCGGTAGTAAAGTTCTCATCATCTGCTATCATAAGAACATATTTTCTATTTACTGTTAAGGCTGGTAGACCAGCAAAATCAGTGGTAGCTACTCTAAGCTCGGTAGTTGCTATGTCAGTAGGGGTTTGCTCTTCCATCTTCCATACACGGTTCATTCTTGTGATGTTTGTCAATACGGCATTTGAAATACCAACATCGTGATTTATAATTGTGCTGCTGGCATTGAGGTCTTGTCCATTATGACCCCAGAATAAAAAGTCTTTATCATTATCAAAGCTCTGCGCGTTTTGCGTTCCTAAGTCTTCCACGCGATCTAAACCTACAGCTACTATACTCGTTGAGTTTTCACTTTTAGATTGTTTTTGAACTAATTCTGATTTATCATCACGTCCTATTGCTGCAACGTCAAAGTTGAAGTTTGTGTTAGCGGAATAGTTCCACACTGTATTGTCGTCAGAATCAAGGTAATCCCAATCAGCCCTATGATCATCTAAAGTACTTGTAGGATTGTGTAATGACACTCCGTTTTTGATAGCCAGATAAGAATATATTCTTTGTTGTACTAAATTAGATTTTCTATCTCTATAACTAAAAACTTCGGTTATTTCTCCGTTCAAGTGAGTTTCAAATGGTAACCCGTTCAATTGGTAACGTCCGGCACCTATATAAAAAGGTTTGTTGGTAAAGCCATAAAAGTTTAAGGTTTCTCTAGAGATTTGGGTCATACCCGTTTGGTTATCAATTTTACGTCCGTTTAAATAGATTTCTGTTTGATTGTTTGCTGGGTTATTTTTCACATTGAGGATGTGTACATCATCAAATGTTCTAGTAGCGTTAGAGAATGATCTTCCATAACTACCATCTGCTGGGTTTGTTTCAGAAACAGTACCAACACTATGCGAAATAACTTCGTCATCAAATCTTACTGATACGGGGCCCCAACCTAATCCAGAAGGGTCTTTTGCTGGGTTGACAGGAGCGCATTTTGCAGCTAGAAGCATGGTTTCACCTGCTAGTTGTCCCGTCATATCTATCGTACTACGTACAACAATCCAGTAATCGTTAGAGTTATAACCTCCTTTACCTCTTAAGTGTTGTTGTTGAGATCTATCAAAAGCAACAGTTGCGTTAAAGTTGATATTGTTAGTCGTATTATTAGCATATACAGGAGCATTTGCAGGTATTTCAAAAGCATCGTTATCTAGTGCTTGATCTTCCCACAATGGCAATAATGTTCCATCAGTGGATGGAATATCTTGAGATCTCAACCAAAGTGTCAAATTATCATTTACATCAGCTGGTCCATCAGGAGCATTATCAGGGATTATTTTTCTACCAGTGATAATAATGTTGTCAAATAAAGCACCATCATCTGTAGGAGTTGACCCATTGCTGGCAAAAGCAATTCGCAATCTTAGGTTGGCATTGTTTTCAGTAGAGTTAGGTAAGACATGTGTAGCTTCTTCAAACCTACTTAGGGATGCAGTTAAATTGGAGTTGTCTCCGGTCCATGCATCGGCATTGTTAGCAAATCCATCTACGTCTGTAGAATTATACCAATTTACACCAGAAGTATCAGAACCTAAGGTGATCCAAGTACTACCGCCGTCATCACTGTATTGAACTCTCATACCATCTTTATTATCATTGGTATTGGTTCTAAAATCTATATAAAACTTAAGGTCGGTATATCCTAAGGTAGAAATGATAGGACTGGTCACCGTTGCAGATGCATTGGCTGGATAATTGTTCCAGTTATTAGTATACCAATAGTCTCCTTCTCCTTTTTCGTTAGTTACAGTTCCCAAACTAAATTGAAAACCGCCTGTTGTGGAAGGACTCCATCCAGAAGCGCCACCATCAAAATTTTCAAAGTATAAGGTAGATATTGATCCAGCCGAAACCGCCGTAATATCAAAATTATAGTTCGTCTCATCTGCATCATTTGAAGTAAAACTAATCACAGCATTACTGGTCCCAGTAGTAGCACGTGAAAATTCTACGGTAAAGGTATCTGAACTTCCAGGAGCAATAGTTGCGGCAGGTTGATCGGTAATGCTAAAGTCTCCAGCGTTTGTTCCAGTTATATTAATAGGAGTACCTGTAAGATCTAAATTTGCAGTTCCCGTATTCTCTATAGTGTAGGTGACTGCAATACTTGTAGTTCCGTCGGCTGTACCAAGATTAGTAGCATCAGCACTACTAGGAGTGGTGTCGTTATCAGAAATAATAACTCCATTTCCTAAAACAGCCACTTCTGGCGCAGCAGCACCACAGCCACCGCCATATACATTAAAGTTAAAATAGTCGCCACTTTGACCACTGTTTAAACCAGTACTAAGGACTACGTTTCCTCCTGAAGTTATAGTAGCGGTACCACCGCTATCCCAGCCATCGTTTGGGCTATCATATAATCTAGCTCTATAGTTGTTACCGTCTGGTAAACAACCTAAATCAATAGTAGCGTAATAGGCAACCGCAGATCCAGTATAACACTGAGCAGGATTACAATATCGAGCTATCTCAGTTCCAGAGGGGTTATAGATTAAAATATAGTTTTCACCAGAATAAGACGGCCAACTTATATCTAAATTAACTTGACTAGTTTGTGCGATGCTCGAAAAGGAATATAATGCAACAAATGTGAACATTATCATTTTCCAATGGTGGGAAAGAGTAGTTTTTTTCATGAGCCTTTTTATTATTTGTTCAGGTACACGAATATAAAGGTCGTTCATCGTCAAAAAAGGTATTTTAACAATATAATCGCCGAACAACGTTGTTATTATGCATTTCATGGAATATTTACCGTTTTAGGAGAATATTTTAAAAATATATATATGTTTTTAAACGATTATTTTATACGTATTAGCATCATTTTTAACATATGTTAATTAATAAAATCAGTTGTCAGTGTTCAAGAATACCCTTATATTTCCTATGCTAGCAATTGAAGCATGAAAAAAGAGAAAGTAACCCTAAAACAACTGGCAGATTTGTTGAATTATTCGATTTCGACTATTTCAAAAGCCTTAAATAACAGTGAAGAAATTAACAGCGATACAAAGCTTAAGATAATCGAGGCTGCAAGGGAGTTAGGCTATAAGTTTTCACAAACGTCCTTAAAGACAAATAAAACTATAGTTGTGATAATTCCAGACATTAGGAATGACTTTTTTGCACAGGTTTTAAATGGTTTGGAAGTAGCAGCTACAGAAAATAATTTTAAAATCATTACGGGCTTTTCAAATGAATCCTATGATAAAGAAGTTGCCTATTTATCTGCTTTAAATAAAGAATCTATTGATGGTTTTATAATAGCTGCCGCAAGGGAAACCCAACAAGTTGAAAAATATAAGCATTTTGAAGAACTTATAGATTTGGGTATTCCTTTAGTCATGTTTGATCGTGTCATAGACGAATTGGAATGTGATAAGATAGTTAATGATGATTATCAATCTGGTCAAAGAGCTTTTGATTTCTTATTAGAAAGTGGTGATAGAACTATTTGTATGGCCAGTACTATAAGTTTATTAAGTGTCGGCAAATTAAGAGAAAAAGGTATTAGAGCCAGTGTAGAAATGAATGAAGATGTAAGCTTCCTAGTTATTACAGCATCTGACGAAGAGGAATATTCTAGAAAAATAGAAAAGGCTTTAAAATTTGATGGTATTCAGTCTATTATAGCATTAGATCAAATAGCAGGAGTCTTGGCATTAAATAAAGCACACGAATTGCATATCAAAATACCTGAAGAATTACAGCTTATATGTTATTCTGACGGACTTTTATCTAATTATTCCTTTCCAAAAATGTCTGTTATTGATCAACAGGCTCTAGAAATAGGGAAGAAGGCGTTCATCAGGATGTTGAACCTCATTAATAACACAGATAAAATAAAGGTAACACGTGTACATACCTTGAAATCGTCACTAATTAAAAGAGGAACTACTAGATAATAAAAAAGCTCTTACTGTAAAGTAAGAGCTTTGTAGCGTGGGGCGGGCACGATCCGCCGACCTCAGCATTATGAGTGCTGCGCTCTAACCAACTGAGCTACCACGCCATTTAGGTAATATTCTTTGTTGTTTAGCGGCTGCAAATATACATCTATTTATTTTTTTATTCCAAACCTTACTCATTATTAATTTTGATTAATTTTCTTTTTTCAGGAATGAAATTAAACCTTATATTGCCGTCAAAGTTTATTAAATGCAAGACCCAATCAAATTTGACCTTGAATTTCCAATTCAAGCATCACCGACTTTGTTATATCAACATATTGCAACGCCATCTGGAATGTCAGAATGGTTTGCTGACAATGTAAATAGTCGTGGCGAGTATTTCCGATTTATTTGGGATGGACAGGAAGAGAAAGCAAAAATCCTTAAACGCGTCTCTGGAGAAAGAGCCCGTTTTCAATGGGATTATGATGAGGACACTAAAAAATATTTTGAAATTAGAATTCAGGTAGATGAAATTACTAAAGATGTCTCTTTAATGATTTCAGATTTTGGTGATGATGAAGATGAGGTAGAAGAACAAAAAATGTTTTGGGAAAACCAAATAGGAGCACTAAAAAAAGTCCTAGGTTCTAGATAAAACCCTAATTAATATTTAATTTTGAGCCCTGAAATTACAGGGCTTTTTTTATGGTGATAATTAATAGAGAATTTTTAGAAGAACAGAATGCTGTTATCCCTTACGATAACAGGGGAACCTTTTATGGTGATGGAGTTTTTGAAACTTTGAGGTGTTATAAAGGTAAAGCATTACTCTTTGAAGAACATTATTTTAGGTTGATGTCAAGTATGCGTATATTACGCATGGATATCCCTCAATTTTTCACTCCAGAATTCCTTGAGGATAGCATTCATCAGTTACTTAACAAGGAAGGTTTAGATAAAAATCATGCCAGGATAAGGATTAGTGTTTGGAGAAAATCAGGAGGTTTATATACGCCAAATGATTTATCAGTGAACTACTCGATTTCTTGTTCTAGTCTGGAGGGTGCTTTTGAAAATGTGTCCAAGAAAGAAGTTGATCTGTTCAAAGATCATTTTGTTTATGCTTCTTTATTAAGCACTTTAAAGACCACTAATAAAGCGGTAAACATTCTTGCAGGTATTTATGCTAGCGAAAATGATTATGATGATTTATTATTGCTCAATCAAGATAAGATGGTTGTCGAGGCTATTTCAGGAAACGTGTTTTTACGTAAAGGCGATGAGATCAAAACGCCACCTATTGATGACGGCTGTTTGAATGGTGTTATGAGAACTCATATTATCAAGCAATTTAAAAAGATGCTCAACTATAATTTTGTAGAGGAAACCATCACACCTTTTGAATTGCAAAGAGCAGATGAAATCTTTGTTACTAATATGATAAGAGGTGTTCAAAGTGTTACTAAATACCGTAAAAAGAGTTACTCTGATGAGACTGCAAATGAGTTGATAGAATTGCTTAATGACACCTTTTTTGATTAGTTATAAGAAGGGTTCTCTGGAGCATTAGACCATAACTCGTAGTCACCACCTAAATATTTCATTTTCTTTTTCCAAATATCATGCATATTATTTGATAGAAGGTTTTTACTATCCGTGTTTTCCACGACTACCCAAGAATTAGATTCTAACTCATTCTCTAGTTGATGGCGTTCCCATCCAGAGTACCCTAAAAAGAATTTGATTTCTTCTCCGGTAATTTTTCCTTTACGAAGTAAATCACTTACTGCATGAAAGTCTCCACCCCAATAAATACCATCTTCAATTAAGTGGGAGTCTGGAATAAGATCTGGTATATTGTGAAGAAAATAAAGGTTATCTGTTTCTACTGGACCGCCTTGGTACACCTCTAATTGTAAAGTGATTTCAGGTATCAATTGATCTAATGTACAGTCTAGGGGTTTGTTGAGAATGAAACCTACAGCACCTTCTTTATTAAATTCAGTAAGTAAAACCACAGAGCGTGAGAAGGAATCGTCTCCTATTATGGAAGGTTCGGAAACTAAAAGACTTCCTTTTTCTGGCGCTACATTTTTCATAAACTGTTCTTATCACCTTAAACTTAGTAAAAATTAATGAATATCACACTAGTTTTAAGAGAATAGCAAAAGGATCAGATAAAATACTTAGATAAAAGCAATAAAAAAAGTCCCAATCTTAAACGAGTTAAGTTAGGACTTCTAATGGTTTAAACTAATCTAAATTAGTTTACAGCTTTTTGTAAATCGCTACCTGCTTTGAATTTTACAACTTTTTTTGCAGCAATTTTGATAGTCTTACCAGTTTGTGGGTTTCTACCTTCACGAGCAGCTCTTTTAGAAACTGAGAAAGATCCGAATCCTACTAAGGATACTCTATCTCCTTTTTTAAGAGAACCTTCTACATTTCCTAAGAAAGATTCTAATGCTTTTTTAGCTGCTGCTTTTGAAATTCCAGCATGCTCTGCCATTCCTTCGATTAAATCTGTTTTGTTCATAATTGAATTTAAATTAATGTTGGTTAAACTAAAACGTTGAACAAATTTATACGGAATATGCGACCACACAAGGATTACAGTGTAAATCTCAACAATTTGTTCATAAAACCGATAAATTGTTAATAACTATAAGCCTTTCAAGGAGATTTCTCCTTAAGCCTCGTCAAATCTAGCATCTGGAACAAACGTATATCCATTCAATAGATCTTTTATTTTCATGCGTTTTTTATTAGGTAATTGGAGTTCTTCGATTTGTATCATGTTTTTACCACAGGCAACAATCATCTCCCCGTTTTCTATAACAAAACTTCCGGGTTTCATTTTGTGATGTTTTTCAACGACTTTACTTTTGTGAATTTTCACAACCATTTGCTCTTTATTATATAAAAAAGCTTTTGCTACTGGATAAGGATACAATCCTCTTATTAGTGCGTCAACTGTCACCGCATTTTTTGTAAAATCGATGAATGTGTTTTCACTATTGAGTTTGGGAGCTTCTTTTAGATCCGTATTATCTTTTTGTAGGGAGGTAGTAACTGTGCCCGCAGCGATACTATTAACGGTTTCCAAACTCAGTTGTGCTCCAATAGACATTAGTCTTGTATAAAGTGTTCCTACGTCTTCTAATGGATCAATAGGAGTCTCTTTGTTGGAGATAATAGCGCCAGTGTCAATTTTATCATCTATAAAGAATGTTGTTACACCAGTTGCTCTTTCTTGATTTATAATTGCCCAATTGATAGGGGCTGCCCCCCTGTATTGTGGCAATAGGCTTGCGTGGAGATTAAATGTACCTAAAGGAGGCATCTTCCATACGGCTTCTGGTAGCATTCTAAAGGCTACGATAACCTGCACATCTGCTTTAAATGAAGCTAGCTCCTTTAAGAATTCGTCTGCTTTTAAGTTTTTAGGTTGCAAAACGGGAAGATCATGTGCTACAGCATATTTTTTTACATCACTCTCATTAATTTTCCTTCCTCTTCCCGCAGGTTTGTCTGGAGCTGTTACCACAGCCGCTATTTCATGATGTGATTTTTGCAATGTATCCAATACGCCAGTGGCAAATTCTGGTGTACCGAAGAATACTATCTTTAAGGACTTATTCATTGATTTTATATTTATTATGGCTAGTTAAAATAACTTTCTTTTGTTCTAATAATGTTTTTAGATGTGCGACCACCACATCTTTATGTTCATTTATTCTTTTACAGATCTCTTGACTATCAAAGGGCTGCTTGCGTAATAGGGTGATAATTTGTCCTGAGGTAGTTCTAACTACTGCGCTCAAACAGTTGCTACAATGGCCACAATCGGTGTCAGTTTTTTCGTCAAAATATTCCAATATCATTCTATTGATACAAGTGGTTGTATTGGTTACCAGCTGTACTAATGACTTTAGTTTATTAAGCCTCAGCGTATTCTGTCGTTCTAGTTCTCTTGAGAATCTATTGATGGTACGATCATCATCTCTAGGAACTAAATAGGTGATTTGTAAATCTGTATTGGTAATAGTAGCTTCTATCAATTCTTGATCGTGCAGCAACTGCAGTGCTTCATTTACTTCTTCTTCACTCGTATTACTTCGTGTAGCGATCAAAGCTGTATTGATTTGTAGCACGTGATTTTTACTGCTTCCATAAGTGCGCAAGATGGCCTGTATAATTGCATTGACAACAGGTCTATTTTGGGCAAAGGAAATGATTCTTGTTCCGCTTTCGCGAAAGCTGACACTACAACGTCTATGATAACCTTGTGCAAGACTGATCACACTAAATCTGTCTAAGGCGTTAAGGGCGCTGTATGCTTGCATACCGTTTAATTGATAGGTGGCGCAAAATTTTGAAAAGGAAAGAGGATGAGTTTGCTCTTCTCCTTCACCTATGGCTATTCTCAAATAATTAGATAATTTGCGATAGATAAATTTGAGATAATCTGCCGTAGGTTGTGATTTCACAAACTGATTGTACGCATGTTCAATATCATTGCGATTGTAAATAAAATAAGCAATACTGTCATCACCATCCCTACCGGCTCTTCCAGTTTCTTGATAGTAACTCTCAACGCTGTCAGGTAATTGCATGTGAACGACGCTACGCACATCTGGCTTATCGATCCCCATACCAAATGCATTTGTAGCTACCATCACCTGTATTTTATTATTCATCCAGGATTGCGCAGTACGGGTTCGTATTTTATTAGAAAGGCCACCGTGATAGAATCCTGAAGTAATTTGAGCTTGCTGAAGGAGTAAAGTGAATTCTACGGCATTCTTTCTACTTCTTACATAGGTGATACTGCTACCGGGATAAACCGTGTAAAAATGACGTAGTGCTTGTCGTTTATCTCCAGTGTTTTCTATTTTGTAATGAATGTTGGAACGCTCATAACTAGACTTGAATACTTGTGCATCTTCCAGTTCCAAGACGGTGACTATATCTTCTTGTACCGCTTGGGTTGCTGTCGCTGTAACCGCAATTATAGGAACTCGAGGATGCAACTCTTTTAACGTAATGATCTGTCGGTAGGCAGGTCTAAAATCATGGCCCCATTCACTGATGCAATGTGCTTCATCAATAGCGATCAGATTGACATTCATTTTAAGAATACGTTCCTTAACTAACGCTTGTTGCAATCGCTCTGGACTCAAATACAGAAAATCATAATTTCCATAAATACAATTATCCAGTACATCATCTAGTTCTTGGTAAGAAATACCTCCAGTGATTCCTACCGCTTTGATATTTCGCTTTTTAAGTTGGTCGACTTGATCTTTAATCAAAGCAACCAGCGGAGATATGACAATGCAGATACCT of Nonlabens sp. Ci31 contains these proteins:
- a CDS encoding LamG-like jellyroll fold domain-containing protein is translated as MKKTTLSHHWKMIMFTFVALYSFSSIAQTSQVNLDISWPSYSGENYILIYNPSGTEIARYCNPAQCYTGSAVAYYATIDLGCLPDGNNYRARLYDSPNDGWDSGGTATITSGGNVVLSTGLNSGQSGDYFNFNVYGGGCGAAAPEVAVLGNGVIISDNDTTPSSADATNLGTADGTTSIAVTYTIENTGTANLDLTGTPINITGTNAGDFSITDQPAATIAPGSSDTFTVEFSRATTGTSNAVISFTSNDADETNYNFDITAVSAGSISTLYFENFDGGASGWSPSTTGGFQFSLGTVTNEKGEGDYWYTNNWNNYPANASATVTSPIISTLGYTDLKFYIDFRTNTNDNKDGMRVQYSDDGGSTWITLGSDTSGVNWYNSTDVDGFANNADAWTGDNSNLTASLSRFEEATHVLPNSTENNANLRLRIAFASNGSTPTDDGALFDNIIITGRKIIPDNAPDGPADVNDNLTLWLRSQDIPSTDGTLLPLWEDQALDNDAFEIPANAPVYANNTTNNINFNATVAFDRSQQQHLRGKGGYNSNDYWIVVRSTIDMTGQLAGETMLLAAKCAPVNPAKDPSGLGWGPVSVRFDDEVISHSVGTVSETNPADGSYGRSFSNATRTFDDVHILNVKNNPANNQTEIYLNGRKIDNQTGMTQISRETLNFYGFTNKPFYIGAGRYQLNGLPFETHLNGEITEVFSYRDRKSNLVQQRIYSYLAIKNGVSLHNPTSTLDDHRADWDYLDSDDNTVWNYSANTNFNFDVAAIGRDDKSELVQKQSKSENSTSIVAVGLDRVEDLGTQNAQSFDNDKDFLFWGHNGQDLNASSTIINHDVGISNAVLTNITRMNRVWKMEEQTPTDIATTELRVATTDFAGLPALTVNRKYVLMIADDENFTTGLETRFFVNDGIYERASYNFDGIKYFTLAVSDVMFDDRSVAFDGVDDHIIVDNPQGLGSTFSASAWILSEGANSANTERTIVAKRANGNGYQLSLRNDNRITLRWNGSSLEEMVSNTALSDGVWRHIGFSYDGSTAKIYIDGVLDIEATLSAPLPDGNLLGIGARIDEDEMAYDLFHGEIDEIRMWDMALTENQIRFIMNQELMENANLVSGKTIPSTITKNELAGLNWTTLSAYYSMNSFIGTSLNDESVNEGYGRMANENYFELRTQTAPLPYKSLGTGDWENSSSWENGSVLYTPGSTRVINGVVENIDWNIVKTNNEVTIANSDITLLGLFVESNEMNVDNDHGLTITHVLDLQGSIDLKGESQLIQTTDSDLLSTTTGFIERDQQGTGITYDYNYWSSPVSITNNNNDNNGFSLADALKDGTLVNNPRDLNWTPTSVRNGTAGDAATAATISGRWLYKYGNLTSGTYANWQYTGPTGVMNAGEGFTMKGTGATGEQNYVFVGKPNNGAIDLPINAGNDYLIGNPYPSALDAHEFITDNPNLDGTLYFWEHWGGNTHILASYQGGYAMYNFSGGVANATLGTSSPDVNQGGIATKRPERFVPVAQGFFVTGITNGTIRFRNDQRQFVTESSGNSLFVSAPGTDAGSNAYADYNSFNDPRPKIRLGFDSPSTIHRQLLLTIDPNASRNYDHAFDGVQIDEQMEDMAFILGNKNLTIQGIDAMNSNIELPLMVKLQAEGNMTIKLDEIKNIEPTQQIFLKDAVLGTYTDLMSGHYTSPRLVAGTNSTRYSIVFNDPSTLSNEDVTLVESDLVVYTPNGMHTLNIKKGQNITMESIGLTNMLGQQVQTWDVRDQGGIISVSTQNIASGNYIMVMDTNYGMQSRKVIIK
- the hisS gene encoding histidine--tRNA ligase; its protein translation is MAQKPSIPKGTRDFSPLEVQRRQYIMNKIQRHFELYGFMPIETPSFENSDTLMGKYGEEGDRLIFKILNSGEYLKKADPELLETGKENQLTAQISDKALRYDLTVPFARYVVQNQNDITFPFKRYQMQNVWRADRPQKGRFREFTQCDADVVGSNSLFQEVELVQLYDTVFTDLKLKACTIKINNRKVLAGIAEVMGAEDKLIDFTVALDKLDKIGKEKVQEEMLSKGINQQAIDILDPVFSLSGSYAEKIASMKELLKNSEIGLKGIEELEFINTSITQMPLKSAVLDLDITLARGLNYYTGCIFEVAAPEGVAMGSVGGGGRYDDLTGIFGLKDVSGVGISFGLDRIYLVLEQLDLFPDSVRAGVEVLFINFGMKEAQYCSLWLSRFRESGIKTELYPDAAKMKKQMSYADRNAIPYVILAGEDEITTGKLNLKNMASGEQSLLTPEEIISKLS